The following proteins are encoded in a genomic region of Magnolia sinica isolate HGM2019 chromosome 1, MsV1, whole genome shotgun sequence:
- the LOC131219572 gene encoding protein NRT1/ PTR FAMILY 7.2-like, with translation MAALELRDLSFEVFESIEIEGKAIDPARTNDGSIDRKGNPAIRACSGGWKSAILLLVNQGLATLAFFGVGVNLVLFLTRVLQQENADAANTVSKWTGTVYMFSLAGAFLSDSYWGRYMTCAIFQLIFVVGLVLLSLSSWLFLLKPAGCGDGELDCTPVSTIGIAIFYLSIYLIAFGNGGYQPTIATFGADQFDETDPTERRSKTAFFSYFYLALNLGSLFSNTILVYFEDTGKWLIGFWTAAGSASLALLLFRLGTPGYRHFRPSGNPLTRVAQVFVAASRKWDRKVPDGGEKLYELEGTESAIAGSRKMVHSNEFLYLDKAATITREDLCAEIINTDPWRLCTVTQVEEVKRVLKMLPIWLCTIIYSVVFTQMASLFVEQGATMDTNMAHFHIPPASMSAFDILSVAAFIFFYRRIIVPVAARFSGNPKGLTELQRMGIGLVISMLAMLAAGTVELERLKRVASPSERSSLSILWQIPQYVLIGASEVFMYVGQLEFFNGQAPDGIKSFGSSLCMASISLGNYVSCLIVSIVMSITTRDNSPGWIPENLNVGHLDRFYFLLAGLAAVDLVVYIACAKWYKYVEFENVGAEKENDVDMVRKV, from the exons ATGGCAGCTTTGGAGTTGAGGGACCTTTCCTTTGAG GTGTTCGAATCCATTGAAATTGAAGGAAAGGCGATTGATCCTGCCCGTACAAATGATGGGTCCATTGATAGAAAAGGAAACCCAGCAATCAGAGCATGTTCTGGAGGATGGAAATCAGCTATTTTATTATTGG TGAATCAGGGATTGGCAACACTAGCATTTTTCGGTGTGGGTGTGAATCTGGTATTGTTCTTGACAAGGGTGCTGCAGCAAGAGAATGCAGACGCAGCGAACACCGTCAGTAAGTGGACAGGGACCGTTTACATGTTCTCCCTTGCCGGGGCCTTCCTCAGCGATTCTTACTGGGGTCGATACATGACCTGTGCCATCTTTCAACTCATCTTCGTAGTG GGATTAGTGCTCTTATCACTATCATCATGGCTCTTCTTGCTAAAGCCGGCTGGCTGCGGAGACGGAGAGTTAGATTGCACGCCGGTATCGACCATCGGGATCGCCATCTTCTACCTATCTATTTACCTTATTGCCTTTGGAAATGGAGGATACCAGCCGACCATAGCGACGTTCGGCGCAGACCAGTTTGACGAGACGGACCCCACAGAAAGACGGTCCAAAACAGCATTCTTCAGCTATTTCTACCTGGCTCTCAACTTGGGTTCTCTCTTCTCCAACACCATCTTGGTCTACTTCGAGGATACCGGCAAGTGGTTGATCGGATTCTGGACGGCGGCAGGGTCCGCCTCACTGGCCCTTCTCCTCTTCCGACTAGGCACACCCGGGTACCGGCACTTCAGGCCGAGCGGCAACCCGTTGACACGTGTCGCTCAGGTATTCGTAGCGGCCTCTAGGAAGTGGGACAGGAAGGTCCCGGACGGTGGAGAGAAGCTCTATGAGCTGGAAGGAACAGAGTCTGCAATTGCAGGGAGTAGGAAGATGGTCCACAGCAATGAGTTTCT GTACTTGGACAAGGCAGCAACGATAACAAGGGAAGACTTATGTGCCGAAATCATAAACACAGATCCATGGAGGTTATGCACAGTGACTCAAGTAGAAGAGGTGAAACGTGTCCTGAAAATGCTACCTATATGGTTATGTACCATCATCTACTCTGTGGTCTTCACCCAAATGGCCTCTCTTTTCGTTGAGCAAGGCGCCACCATGGACACCAACATGGCCCACTTCCACATCCCACCTGCCAGCATGTCTGCCTTCGACATCCTCAGCGTCGCCGCATTCATCTTCTTCTACCGTCGCATCATTGTCCCAGTTGCTGCCCGGTTCTCAGGCAACCCCAAAGGGCTCACCGAGCTCCAACGAATGGGCATCGGCTTAGTGATCTCCATGTTGGCCATGTTGGCCGCTGGGACTGTCGAGTTGGAGCGGCTTAAGAGGGTCGCCTCACCATCCGAGCGGAGCTCCTTGAGCATCTTATGGCAAATCCCCCAATACGTGCTGATCGGCGCATCTGAGGTTTTTATGTATGTGGGCCAGTTGGAATTCTTCAATGGGCAGGCACCCGATGGGATCAAGAGCTTCGGGAGCTCGCTTTGCATGGCGTCCATCTCACTAGGCAATTACGTCAGTTGCTTGATCGTTAGCATTGTTATGAGCATTACTACTAGGGATAATAGCCCAGGTTGGATCCCGGAAAACCTTAACGTTGGTCACTTGGATCGGTTCTACTTCTTGCTAGCGGGCCTTGCCGCAGTCGATCTTGTGGTCTACATTGCATGTGCTAAGTGGTACAAGTATGTTGAATTCGAGAACGTGGGCGCCGAGAAAGAAAACGATGTAGATATGGTTAGAAAGGTCTGA